A single region of the Deltaproteobacteria bacterium genome encodes:
- a CDS encoding HypC/HybG/HupF family hydrogenase formation chaperone, protein MCLAVPGRIESVFEEAGLRMARVDFGGVRQRVCLETLPGAAAGAWVLVHAGMALQTLDAEAAAASLRLLAEAARAGEAGS, encoded by the coding sequence ATGTGCCTCGCCGTCCCGGGCCGGATCGAGAGCGTCTTCGAGGAGGCGGGCCTGCGGATGGCGCGCGTCGACTTCGGCGGCGTGCGCCAGCGCGTCTGCCTCGAGACCCTGCCCGGGGCCGCCGCGGGCGCCTGGGTGCTCGTGCACGCGGGCATGGCGCTCCAGACGCTCGACGCGGAGGCCGCCGCCGCGAGCCTGCGCCTGCTCGCCGAGGCCGCCCGCGCGGGGGAGGCGGGCTCGTGA